ATGTATCTAATTCCAAAAGTAAGAACCGCTAAAACGTAGTTTTTGATGTGAGTCTTGACTCTAGAGCagattacatattttttttaatttacagactaacgcttggctgtgccaatcagacctgctggcaagtgaagatagagcgcgcttgccaagaagatgcctattcactctggACTTGAAGGTTGAAGGTTACCtatcttaaaaatggaggggaaaactgacaCCGGAAGGGAGTTCCATTTTCTAACGGTTctaaacgaggaggcaaatcactTCGTACACGACCATgtaatttcgactacgtacgggtgcagatcTTGTTTATTTTGGCAGTTAATATTATATAGGCAATTTGAATAAAACTCACGTAGTAAAGGAAAGCGGCTGCTCGTGTGTTTCCCAAGCGGTGTGCTGGAAGCGCTGATGTCACTCTGAGAACTGTGCAGGCTGCTCTTTCCGCTGCCGTTGGCAGAACCCAGTTCCATCCGCATCCGCATGTGGCGACTGCAAACACGGTCTTAATTTAGTATTATACATAGATGGTCCAGGCACGCGTAAGGAACATCCCATCTACATCactgtacctatagtccgcgacaggtcgagatgacaatcggggtatgaggcggggggatgctcTGCACACCCACGCTTGCCCGCACTGGGCTACcacggaggctgtgcgggtgtgcggggcgttccctcctcgattattatctcgacctgtcgcgcactatacatggtattattttattgtgtaaatccatactaatattataaatgcgaaagtgtgtctgtctgtccagtctgctagcttttcacggcttaaccgttcaatcgattttgacgaaatttagtacagggatagcttgcatcccggggaaggacataggctactttttatcccggaaaattaaagagttcccacgggattttcaaaaacgtaaatccacgcggacgaagtcgtgggcatcatctagtactataTATGTTTTCGAAAGTTCCATATTGTACAAGAAGTAAAATAACATACCTACTATCAATGTACCACCAACGTACATAAACCACTGTGGGTCGAGAAACTTTAGATCAGCGATCAATTTTTTTCTCTATGATCGATTACGTGGATTAGGGATCTACTTGATAGAGAAAACTTGCATGCTAATAGAAAAGTATTTTCAGGAATTGTCAGCTTGTATTAAatagaaccaaactacgtttgtaccTATGGAAAGTATTTACCTTTTTGGTTTCATGTTGGTACCATTCGTTGCTTTTGAGCTCAACATTCTTGTTACACTACATGATGTCTGCGAACGTTGCAAAGTGAAGGAACAATCCACTTTTGGTTTAACATCtttgaatgatttatttttataatcaatTTTTATATCCAAAGAATTCTTCTTTAAAAAGCTGTCGCGCCTTTCTGTTTTCTTTACTATTTTTGGACTACTTTGTACACTATTGTCCGCATCAGCCTTTCTGTTAGCCAGCATTGTCTTTAGTTTGCTGGGTACATCGCGCTTAGgcattttatatttctttaatGTAAAACTTCGTTTCTCTTCCTTATTTTTGTCAGAACACCTTACGTCTTTTACACTGTTTAGAGAATTTCTTTTGCTTGTGTTTTTTGGTGTTTCATCTTCATCAATATTATGGGATGAAACATCTGAGTTTTGTTCCTCTTGTGTGTCTTCCAAAGGAGTTAAACAAAGGTTAATTTTTCCATGACCAGAGTTTTTCTGACTGCATTCGGAATGTGTAGATGTCGTAGATATTGGAGACATATCATTTATAACGTTAAGAAAAACAGGTGACGCGCGTTGATTTTCAAAGTCAGTATAAACACCACTAGACTCCATGCATGAGTCTTCACTTCTATTCACAATTAGAGGAGCATTCCCATTACCGTTTTTACCACCATAAAGTGCACCATCAATTACTTGAGCTTTTCGATCACCTCTTTGCATATGTTCGTCTAAACCATCCGCATCGCTTTCCGTGAAGAAATCAGAATCGGTCATGGGGTCTACTCTTCTAGTCACAGGAACATTCTGCCAATCCATTTCAATTACATCTTCTCTGTGACCAACATTATGATCAGCACTTCTACTAACTGGTCTTGACATTTCACCGTCGCCTTGATAACCATCAAGACTTGTAATGCTTGTAATACTCGTTATAAAACTATTAGATACCTTTGAAGTTTCCATAGATTTGTCGTTTTTACTGTCAGAGTAGGTCTGCGTGTCATGTAAAGTTGATGCAGAAAATTGGGAATAAGTGCTTATTTCACCGTTAATATCAGAGCTGTCAAGAGGCAAATCTTCAGGCGATGGTGTTTGTTCAATTCTATTAGTTACTAATGAGTTTCCATGCTTGCAGTCTAATGGTATTTCTAAATTAACTGTTGTATCACCAATGGAACTAGTGGGCTCTAAAATACTACCATGAATTGACGGTAAAAACTCTTCTTCGACTAAgtttaaacatttttcttttccGAAATCTATAtcatttttaacaaaatgtttGTCTTGTCCCGTCGATTCCTCAGTTGATAAACCAAaggatttaaaattattatcttcaCAATTAATGGGATCAATAGCATCTAATGTAGCTATTGGCGCTAAAGATTCCTTAAGTTTAATGCATCGGTTGCTCATTTTAGGAAATCCATCGTTTTGTATTGTGGAAGCAGCTGAATTACTTTCAGTTTTATCTGTCGATGGAGTATCTCCATTTTCTGGAGATGCCTTATATTCATTGCTGTCGCAAAATATTGGCAAGCCTTCCACTGTCGGAGAAAATGCATTTTCCAAATAACAAATGTCGTCCATTTGATCTGGTGTTAGAATACCTAAGCTGTCATCGAGAGAGTGTTCTTCGTTGTTTTTGCTTAATGAATTGTCGTTCGGACTTAAATTCGTTTCGTAAAGTCGAGGAGGTACATGAGATTTTAGTTGTAAACAGAGGTCAGACCTTGATTGAGTACTAAATGGTTTCTTAGTAGAGTAATGCAATTCTTTTTCACACGAGTATTCAAATTCTTTCATAGGTTTATCatcaaaatttaaaacactCGGCAACCTTTCCACACTTTTGTTATTTAAGCAAGTTATCCTACTTAAGCTTTGAGATTTTGGTTCCAGAACATCCCCCACTGATTTAAAATTCCAAGACTCTGTTCTTGGTAACTGCTTAGAAGATGTTGAAGGATTTGTCTGAAGATCAAATAATAAACTGTATGGTCCAGATTCATCTCCTTCTTTATCATCAACCAGTTGTTGTGTTATGTCATTGATCAGACCTTTAGTCATTTTATCAACGTTATGATCTTGTTTCCTtgaaatttcatttaatttttcccTCAAATCTAATATACGAGGATTTTTGTTCACTACTTTTTCTGTGTTCATCATACTTATTTTTGGtattaacgacatattattataaggtttgttaagaaataatttttcttttccttttatatctaatattttttGAGAGATTTCTCTATTTTTAACATCGCTGCATGTTCTTATTTTCATAGGATCATTCGAGTAGATGCTGCGGATATTTAGCGATGTTGACTTGCCATGTCTGTCGATGGGTATCtggaaaataaatgaatttcatattattaacAAATCCCACAAGTAATTGTGTACTTATAAGTTACGTAGTTTAggttgtttaaatatttttattttattactaccagACAGCTACAAATCGTTTCGTATgggtttaaataatttaaatcttaTTACAAAGTCTACAGATCGTAGCGTACGTGTTCAAGATTACTCTACTGTTCCGTAATGTTTAAAacattaaatacttataaaCTCATGAATATTAAATGGCGAATTATTCTACAAGTTACATCATCAATCACAATTAAAGCCATAtaagaatattttgttattGCTTTGACCATGTATGTGCACAGCTGTTCTGCATTGTGCTCGTAGGGTATTGGTATGCCTCGCTTATCGAGAGTCATATTTTTGTTccatttgccgtggagaccctgctgggtccatggagtcttagtgcaaaaaaaaatttacgagacatttcaccgcgattaatagcctaaTCTGTTGACAAACTCGCGAGGTCCCcccaccgcacgtccgaggcgcatcAACACccccgacccggggacccaacgggcgacagcAGACCGACCGGCCGGAGCTTCCGCCAAAGCGGCAGGCGGCGATCCCGCGCACACATTATCCCCGATGAGAAATAactattagccatgttaccggagTGCActggcccgaatactgctcttcccctcggacgcatccaaaagggaccagcagcacccaagCACACGGGAATGTTACCGGGCTGGCATCCCAATAGGATAGATACCTAATTCAACTTCTCGGTGGTGAAAATATTCGACTTTGTTGCTTGCATGTGTCAGTATATCTGTAAGTTCAACACCTGAAAAATGATACATAcaatttgtacctacctactaagtaggtacctacctacctactatgtttaAACAGACATGAAGTTAAGTCTTGGGGTTGAACCATGATGTGCTTATCATGGTTCAAAGCGTCCGTATCGTCATGGATGGTGATTT
The nucleotide sequence above comes from Maniola hyperantus chromosome 8, iAphHyp1.2, whole genome shotgun sequence. Encoded proteins:
- the toc gene encoding uncharacterized protein toc isoform X1, which encodes MVSRLSDMSKIPIDRHGKSTSLNIRSIYSNDPMKIRTCSDVKNREISQKILDIKGKEKLFLNKPYNNMSLIPKISMMNTEKVVNKNPRILDLREKLNEISRKQDHNVDKMTKGLINDITQQLVDDKEGDESGPYSLLFDLQTNPSTSSKQLPRTESWNFKSVGDVLEPKSQSLSRITCLNNKSVERLPSVLNFDDKPMKEFEYSCEKELHYSTKKPFSTQSRSDLCLQLKSHVPPRLYETNLSPNDNSLSKNNEEHSLDDSLGILTPDQMDDICYLENAFSPTVEGLPIFCDSNEYKASPENGDTPSTDKTESNSAASTIQNDGFPKMSNRCIKLKESLAPIATLDAIDPINCEDNNFKSFGLSTEESTGQDKHFVKNDIDFGKEKCLNLVEEEFLPSIHGSILEPTSSIGDTTVNLEIPLDCKHGNSLVTNRIEQTPSPEDLPLDSSDINGEISTYSQFSASTLHDTQTYSDSKNDKSMETSKVSNSFITSITSITSLDGYQGDGEMSRPVSRSADHNVGHREDVIEMDWQNVPVTRRVDPMTDSDFFTESDADGLDEHMQRGDRKAQVIDGALYGGKNGNGNAPLIVNRSEDSCMESSGVYTDFENQRASPVFLNVINDMSPISTTSTHSECSQKNSGHGKINLCLTPLEDTQEEQNSDVSSHNIDEDETPKNTSKRNSLNSVKDVRCSDKNKEEKRSFTLKKYKMPKRDVPSKLKTMLANRKADADNSVQSSPKIVKKTERRDSFLKKNSLDIKIDYKNKSFKDVKPKVDCSFTLQRSQTSCSVTRMLSSKATNGTNMKPKSRHMRMRMELGSANGSGKSSLHSSQSDISASSTPLGKHTSSRFPLLRNGKKRESAPTPTTPSRPPAAPQPPPATTAKKNGVVQKLSSSPVAVRARNSLAPPPSPRKPPTLRVPAQRPNTLATTKEPPRVTVAVGPRGKRAQTPQAVRSPPPAPLVAPTPAPPREHSEALAHAAKGVEALGVLVQYLVFRLDALNSGSWRQEAERWRGVAAAERSSAARADRDRQQRAQKDLDTIAECLSKISELEMEVSSKEEANARLQAAHVDEVSALACDVKGLKDTIMILKKEVAESRARLHAHSEIERTLRAQLEAARAEIERGASLHNPSADSSLDRLCNTCDAACDPVYCDAEEYELQLNTKEELSSDANELAAEVRSLRAVIELKQAEMATLRDARSELAEERERRVAAERDVCAARHAAEELRERAAARQREADRLREENRRIRELAARDRDQAARLAALNEELRYKLRQKSQVVSLLAGGGYIERTPMRTRTSSGDSARSSSPPPDSPPSPAASPDPDSPPLPAVKGVVEKPDSVSWVLEIEETPEEMASRLARRSSFRAVASPSGVKRRGGGSPGGGSPAPASPAPNASKLFRPGDLDFPPPPPPLKESAGEAIYIYDDRQY